DNA sequence from the Anaerolineales bacterium genome:
CAGTACTATCTGCAGGCGCGACAGGATTACGGCATCCATTACACCCGCTGCCGGATTTCCGGCGTCGATGAAGACCCGCATACCGGCGAGATCATCCTGCGGTACCCGGTCGGCCGCGAGCACGATGACCAGCTTCCCGGACAGGGGCCGATCCGGGTGGAGCGCTTCGATCTGCTGGTGCTGGCGGTGGGCATTCGTCCCCCGGCCAAATCGATCGAGATTGCCCGCCTGCTCGGCGTCGAGCTCAATGCCTACGGCTTCTGTGAGACCGACAAGTTTGCGCCGCTGGACTCCTCCCGCCCGGGCGTGTTCGTTTGTGGCGCCTTTGCCAGCCCCAAGGAAATCGCCGAGACCATCCTGGACGCCTCGGGCGCGGCCGCTGAGGCGATGCACCTTCTGCACGACCAGCTCGGCCAGCGCGCCTTCAGCCGGACCCATCCGTTCATCAGCAGCGCCTTGCCCGCCGACGCTCGGGCTGAGGCCGCTCCCAGGGGTGACGGGATCGGCGTGGCGTTGTGCGAGTGCGCCGGAGAGATCGGCCACACCATCGACCTGAAGACCGTGGCCGAGTACGCCAGGCAGCTGCCGGGGGTTGAGCGGGTCGAGGTCCTGCCGCTGGCCTGTTTCGCCGAAGGCGAGGCCCGCATCCACGAAATGCTACGGGACTCTTCCACCGGGCGAGTGGTGATCGGCGCCTGCACTCCGCGAACCCACGAGTCGCTTTTCCAGCGCTGGGTAAGCCAGGACGGAATCAACCCGTACCTGGCCGAGCTGGTCAACCTGCGCGAGCAGTGCGCCTGGGTGCATGCCGGCGACCCGGTCGGGGCCACCCGCAAGGCCTGCGAGCTGATCCGCCTCGGCGTCGAGCACGTCCGCCTGGCGGAACCGATTGAGAAATCCGAACGCCTGCCCAAGCGGCAGGCGCTGGTGATCGGGGGCGGCGTGAGCGGCATGACCGCCGCCCTGGCCATCGCCGATGCCGGCTACCAGGTGCACCTGGTCGAGCAGAGTGAAATGCTCGGGGGCAACTTGCACCACGTATACTACGTCGCTGAGGGCGTCAACCCACAACGACTGCAGCGCGATCTGGTCAATCGCGTCGTCGGTCACAACCGGATCAACCTGTACCTGCGCAGCCAGGTTGTGTCCCACTCCGGCAGTGTCGGCGACTTCCGCGCTCGCCTACGAACCGAGGTCGGACCGGGGCAACACCAGGACACCGAGATTGGCCACAGCGTTACCATCCTGGCCACCGGCGGCATCGAGGCTTCCAGCCGACATTACCT
Encoded proteins:
- a CDS encoding FAD-dependent oxidoreductase, with protein sequence MAIASFDPNISGGAQAPDGVLVIGGGVGGMRAALDLAEAGIHAYLMETSPALGGRVAQLGFMFPTHDCVLCRGTPDHGFGCTRPSISPALLDHNRHPNITILTSTDVLECQGQAGDFQLRLRQQPAFVDASRCINCGRCADVCPEIRPSGFQLGLSTRKAIDKSAPRSIPDAYYLLTKTNACDDCRKCVEICPTQAVSLEAEPLEFDIHVGAIILAMGFEPFNPSLMPELGYGRIRNVITSMQYERLASRSGPTEGVVRRLSDGAAPKRIAWLQCVGSRDQRNPYCSSICCMYATKEAMLAKQRNPDVECHIFTMDERAFNKEYNQYYLQARQDYGIHYTRCRISGVDEDPHTGEIILRYPVGREHDDQLPGQGPIRVERFDLLVLAVGIRPPAKSIEIARLLGVELNAYGFCETDKFAPLDSSRPGVFVCGAFASPKEIAETILDASGAAAEAMHLLHDQLGQRAFSRTHPFISSALPADARAEAAPRGDGIGVALCECAGEIGHTIDLKTVAEYARQLPGVERVEVLPLACFAEGEARIHEMLRDSSTGRVVIGACTPRTHESLFQRWVSQDGINPYLAELVNLREQCAWVHAGDPVGATRKACELIRLGVEHVRLAEPIEKSERLPKRQALVIGGGVSGMTAALAIADAGYQVHLVEQSEMLGGNLHHVYYVAEGVNPQRLQRDLVNRVVGHNRINLYLRSQVVSHSGSVGDFRARLRTEVGPGQHQDTEIGHSVTILATGGIEASSRHYLLDKDPRLVRQSQLEEILAHNPERATRLKSVVMIQCVPADNGVEYCSRICCTNTIKNAIRLKMLNPDCQVVVLYKNIITYGFREQYYVEARRRG